The following are from one region of the Thermoanaerobaculum aquaticum genome:
- a CDS encoding anthranilate synthase component I family protein, translating into MNVPDLPTYRRLAAEFPVVPIVRELTADTVTPYGMLLRLARWGCHPFLLESVEGGERVARWSFAGANPRRVITLRAGQVAVDGKPVPGEPVASLHRLLVGPGRPQLEAFPPFVGGAVGYLAYDTVRYLERLPDRLPDPLALPEAWFGDYRVVAALDRVRQRLLLVATPDPRELGVEQAYARGLAELDELAAVLAKPLEAAAPAPIPEVADAVPASATVVPEDEAFLRAVEKAKEAIRAGEIFQIVLSRRWSLPLEASAYTLYRALRLTNPSPYMFFLDTGQAQVLGSSPETLARLRGAVATTCPIAGTRPRGRTAEEDAALERELCNDEKERAEHLMLVDLGRNDLGRVCRPGSVNVVRFMAVERYSHVMHLVSEVNGRLQAGKDALDVLFSCFPAGTLTGAPKVRAMELIEELEPVRRGIYGGAVGYFDVGGDMDACIAIRTAVATGGQVHLQAGAGVVFDSLPERELSECGHKVQALLSACLLAGGMEP; encoded by the coding sequence ATGAACGTCCCCGATTTGCCCACCTACCGCCGTTTGGCCGCGGAGTTTCCGGTGGTGCCCATCGTGCGGGAGCTCACCGCCGATACGGTCACCCCTTACGGCATGCTGCTGCGCCTGGCCCGCTGGGGGTGTCACCCGTTTCTCCTGGAGTCGGTGGAAGGGGGGGAGCGGGTGGCGCGGTGGTCCTTTGCCGGAGCCAACCCTCGCCGGGTCATAACCCTGCGCGCCGGCCAGGTGGCGGTGGACGGCAAGCCCGTGCCGGGCGAGCCGGTTGCCAGCTTGCACCGCTTGCTGGTGGGCCCCGGGCGCCCGCAGCTGGAGGCTTTCCCTCCCTTTGTGGGTGGGGCGGTGGGCTACCTGGCCTACGACACCGTGCGCTACCTGGAGCGCCTGCCCGATCGCCTCCCCGACCCCCTGGCGCTGCCCGAGGCCTGGTTTGGCGACTACCGTGTGGTGGCTGCCCTGGATCGGGTCCGCCAGCGCTTGCTTTTGGTGGCCACCCCGGACCCCCGGGAGCTAGGGGTGGAGCAAGCCTACGCCAGGGGTTTAGCCGAGCTCGACGAGTTGGCCGCGGTGCTGGCCAAGCCGTTGGAAGCCGCTGCCCCCGCTCCCATTCCCGAGGTGGCGGATGCGGTTCCTGCTTCGGCTACCGTGGTGCCTGAGGATGAGGCGTTCCTGCGGGCGGTGGAAAAGGCGAAAGAAGCGATCCGTGCGGGGGAGATCTTTCAAATTGTGCTTTCCCGCCGCTGGTCTTTGCCGCTGGAAGCTTCGGCCTACACGCTTTACCGCGCGCTGCGCTTAACCAACCCTTCCCCCTACATGTTCTTCCTGGACACCGGTCAGGCCCAGGTGCTGGGTTCTTCCCCGGAAACCCTGGCCCGCCTGCGGGGGGCGGTGGCCACCACCTGTCCCATTGCCGGAACCCGTCCCCGGGGGCGCACGGCCGAGGAGGACGCTGCCCTGGAGCGGGAGCTCTGCAACGACGAAAAGGAGCGGGCCGAGCACCTCATGCTGGTGGATCTGGGGCGCAACGATTTAGGGCGGGTGTGCCGGCCGGGTAGCGTGAACGTGGTGCGCTTCATGGCGGTGGAGCGCTACTCCCACGTCATGCACTTGGTAAGCGAAGTAAACGGCCGCCTGCAGGCCGGAAAAGACGCTTTGGACGTGCTTTTTTCCTGCTTTCCCGCCGGTACCCTCACCGGTGCCCCCAAGGTGCGGGCCATGGAGCTCATTGAGGAGCTGGAGCCGGTGCGGCGGGGGATTTACGGCGGCGCCGTGGGCTACTTTGACGTGGGGGGCGACATGGACGCCTGCATTGCCATCCGCACCGCGGTGGCTACGGGTGGACAGGTGCACCTGCAGGCTGGCGCCGGCGTGGTGTTTGACTCGCTGCCCGAGCGGGAGCTTTCCGAATGCGGGCACAAGGTGCAGGCGCTGCTTTCGGCCTGCCTTTTGGCCGGAGGGATGGAGCCATGA
- the hisIE gene encoding bifunctional phosphoribosyl-AMP cyclohydrolase/phosphoribosyl-ATP diphosphatase HisIE: MGVEESLRYDPRGLVPAVVQHALTGEVLMLGFMNAEAVAKTLETGLVHFFSRSRNELWQKGETSGNRLALRGMVADCDGDALLVLAVPQGPTCHTGEASCFHRPVYGQGWVPVPAFLGLLRMIRARQEQAPEGSYTARLLASPDEALKKLVEEAGEVVLAARGQGPERLVQELADLLYHLAVVLVAEGVPVEAVNRELEARGLGGRP, translated from the coding sequence GTGGGGGTAGAGGAGAGCTTGCGGTACGACCCGCGGGGCTTGGTTCCCGCGGTGGTGCAGCACGCCCTAACTGGGGAGGTGCTGATGCTGGGCTTCATGAACGCCGAAGCGGTGGCAAAAACGCTAGAAACCGGGCTGGTGCACTTTTTCTCCCGTTCCCGCAACGAGCTTTGGCAAAAGGGGGAAACCTCCGGGAACCGGCTGGCGCTGCGGGGGATGGTGGCCGACTGTGACGGCGACGCGCTGCTGGTTCTGGCGGTGCCGCAGGGCCCTACCTGTCACACCGGGGAAGCGAGCTGTTTCCACCGGCCCGTTTACGGCCAGGGGTGGGTGCCGGTTCCAGCGTTTTTGGGCTTGCTGCGCATGATCCGGGCCCGGCAGGAGCAGGCCCCGGAAGGCTCCTACACGGCGAGGCTTTTGGCCTCCCCGGATGAGGCTTTGAAAAAGCTGGTGGAGGAAGCCGGAGAGGTGGTGCTGGCCGCCCGCGGCCAGGGGCCTGAGAGGCTGGTGCAGGAGCTGGCGGACCTTCTGTACCACCTGGCGGTGGTGCTGGTGGCGGAAGGCGTTCCGGTGGAGGCGGTCAACCGGGAGCTGGAAGCCCGGGGGCTGGGAGGGCGCCCATGA
- the hisF gene encoding imidazole glycerol phosphate synthase subunit HisF has protein sequence MGAFRVVPCLDVDRGRVVKGVRFQDLRTMGDPVALAQRYRDEGADELVFLDISATVEGRETMRWVVGQVAEVLDIPFCVGGGVRTVEDARKLLAAGADKVAVNSAAVANPELLSQLAALLGSQSVVLAVDARRAPWGFEVVTHGGTVPTGRDVVSWVQEGVERGAGELLLTSIDRDGTGQGFDVELLAAVRKAVSVPIVASGGGTLPEHFVAAFQAGADAGLAASIFHQQQMTVADLKRRLAAAGVPVRWEEAWG, from the coding sequence GTGGGAGCTTTCCGGGTCGTTCCGTGCTTGGATGTGGACCGCGGCCGGGTGGTGAAGGGCGTGCGTTTTCAGGACCTGCGCACCATGGGGGATCCTGTGGCGTTGGCCCAGCGCTACCGCGACGAAGGCGCCGACGAGCTGGTTTTTCTCGATATTTCCGCCACCGTGGAGGGAAGGGAAACCATGCGTTGGGTGGTGGGCCAGGTGGCGGAGGTGCTGGACATCCCGTTTTGCGTGGGAGGTGGGGTGCGAACGGTGGAGGATGCACGAAAGCTGCTGGCTGCCGGCGCCGATAAGGTGGCGGTGAACTCGGCGGCGGTGGCCAACCCCGAGCTGCTTTCGCAGCTGGCGGCGCTTTTGGGTAGTCAAAGCGTGGTGCTGGCGGTGGACGCCCGCCGGGCCCCCTGGGGCTTCGAGGTGGTCACCCACGGCGGCACGGTGCCCACCGGTCGCGATGTGGTTTCTTGGGTGCAGGAGGGGGTGGAGCGGGGGGCCGGCGAGCTTTTGCTCACCTCCATAGACCGTGACGGCACCGGCCAGGGCTTCGATGTGGAGCTGCTGGCGGCGGTGCGAAAGGCGGTGAGCGTGCCCATTGTGGCCTCCGGCGGCGGCACCTTGCCGGAGCACTTTGTGGCCGCTTTTCAAGCGGGCGCCGATGCCGGCCTGGCGGCCAGCATCTTTCATCAGCAGCAGATGACGGTGGCTGACCTCAAGCGGAGGTTGGCAGCAGCAGGGGTCCCGGTTCGTTGGGAGGAAGCGTGGGGGTAG
- a CDS encoding 1-(5-phosphoribosyl)-5-[(5-phosphoribosylamino)methylideneamino] imidazole-4-carboxamide isomerase, whose amino-acid sequence MSGNFRVWAAVDLLGGKAVRLRQGRPETAWVVSEDPVALAQRWQEGGVAGVHVVDLDAALGLGHNRPVVAALCRELSVPVQVGGGVRSAEAYRELRALGATRVVVGSLAVREPKTIQLLAAEDPEGLVVAADSRQGVVVTGGWAEASSWSPADFAREVRRLGCRHLLVTAVDLDGTGDGPDFPLLRRVLHAFGPGVLASGGVGRLEELRFLAAMARDGLEGVVVGTALATGQLTFADIAQVQGA is encoded by the coding sequence ATGAGCGGCAACTTTCGCGTTTGGGCAGCGGTGGACCTTTTGGGCGGCAAGGCCGTGCGCTTGCGCCAGGGCAGACCCGAAACCGCCTGGGTGGTGAGCGAGGATCCGGTGGCGCTGGCGCAGCGCTGGCAGGAGGGGGGCGTTGCGGGGGTGCACGTGGTGGATTTGGATGCGGCTTTGGGCTTGGGGCACAACCGGCCGGTGGTGGCGGCGCTGTGCCGGGAGCTTTCGGTCCCGGTGCAGGTGGGGGGCGGGGTGCGCTCCGCCGAGGCCTACCGGGAGCTGCGGGCGCTGGGGGCCACCCGGGTGGTGGTGGGCTCGCTGGCGGTGCGGGAGCCCAAGACCATCCAGCTCCTTGCGGCCGAAGACCCCGAGGGGCTGGTGGTGGCGGCGGACAGCCGCCAGGGCGTGGTGGTCACCGGCGGCTGGGCGGAGGCCAGCTCCTGGTCGCCGGCGGATTTTGCCCGGGAGGTCAGGCGGCTGGGGTGCCGGCACCTTCTGGTGACGGCGGTGGATCTGGATGGCACCGGGGATGGACCGGATTTTCCCTTGCTGCGCAGGGTCTTGCATGCCTTTGGCCCGGGGGTGTTGGCTTCCGGAGGGGTGGGGAGGTTAGAGGAGCTGCGGTTCCTGGCTGCCATGGCCCGGGATGGGCTGGAAGGGGTGGTGGTGGGGACCGCTTTGGCCACCGGGCAGCTGACCTTTGCCGATATCGCCCAGGTGCAGGGGGCTTGA